CCGCCCGCCAGGAACGTGGATTCGCTGCTGTCGAGCGTCTTCTCGTTCATGGTGATGCTGCGCGGCGTATGGCAGCTGCCACAGTGGCCCAGGCTTTCAACGATGTAAGCGCCGCGGTTGACCTCGGCTGAGGCGCCGCCGATCGGCTGGAATGGCTGATCAGAGGTAAAGGCCCAGTTCCAGAAACGCATACCCCAGCGCTGGTTAAACGGGAAGCTCAGCCTGGTTTCCGGCGCGGCGACGGCGGCAGGTTTCACGCCCTGCATAAAGTAGACGTAGAGCGCGTGAATATCCGCATCGCTGATCTTCGCGTAATCAGGGTAGGGCATCGCCGGATAGAGGCGCGAGCCGTTCGGCAGGATCCCTTTGCGCACCGCGTCGGAAAACTGCTGTTCGCTGTAGTTGCCGATACCAAACTTTTTATCCGGCGTGATATTGGTCGAATAGATGATGCCGAGATTCGATTCAATCGCCAGACCGCCGGCGTAGTCGGGCTTGCCCGGCAGCGAGTGGCAGGCCATGCAGTCGCCCAGCCGGGAAAGGTATTCGCCCTGCTTAATCAGCTGCGCCGTGTCTTCAGCCTGCGCGCCCATGGAAAACAGCGCGGCCAGCGCCACCACATTGCCAGTGATAAAATTTCTGAGATTCAACAGCTTCATGCGCTTATACCTGTACCAGTGGGCCGGGGTTTTTCAGATACTGCTCTTTGATCGCCTGCGCCGCCATCAGGGTAATGGCGCCGATGGTATCGGTCGGGTTCGCCTGGAAGTTTTGCGGGAAGGCGTTGCCGCCCGGCACGAAGACGTTATGTACGTCCCAGCTCTGCAGGTAACGGTTAAGCGCCGAGGTGTTCGGGTTATCGCCCATCACCGCGCCGCCCACGTTATGCGTGGAGACATATTTAGTCAGATCAAATTGCGCATCCATCGGCAGGAAGCTCATGCTCATGCTGTCCGGGTTCAGCTCTTTCGCGATATTGCCCACGATGCCTTTCAGGTATTGCTGAAGCTTCAGCTCATTCTGTTTCCAGTTGAAAGTCATGCGCAGCAGCGGCTGACCATGCTCGTTGGTGTAGGTTGGATCGAGATCGAGATAGACGTCGCGGTAGGACATGCAGGTGGTGGTAATGCTGATCTTCATGGAATGGCCGTACCACTCCTCCAGACCCTCTTTCCAGCCCATGCCCCATGACGGCGTGCCCTTCGGCAGCGAGGTGCCGATCGGCGTGCCGGTTGCCTGTGAGCTGTGGATCTTCGCGCCGCCAATAAAGCCCAGTCCCGGGCCGTCGAAATTGCCGGGCGAGATGTCGTTGAACATCTGGCCGGTCGGGCCGGAGGTGGCGAACGGGTTGAAGTTTTTATCTTTAAAGAACAGCGTCGCGCCGCCGTTGCTCAGGAAAGCGTAGTTGCGTCCTACCACGCCCTCTTCGGTAATCGGGTTGTAGGGCTTGCCGATGCCGGAGAGCAGCATCAGGTGGACGTTATAGAGCTGGAAACTGCTCAGCACCACAATCTTTGCCGGCTGGAAGCATTCATTGCCCTGCTCATCGATATATATCACCCCTTTCGCGGTTTTTTTATCGTCGTGCAGCACTACTTTCAGGACATTGGCGTTCACTTCATAGGAGAAGTTGTCCATGCGCTTCAGCGCGTCCATCACCGCCGTTTGTGGTGACGCCTTGGAGTAGTTCAGACAGGGATATTTGCTGCAGTAGCCGCAGTAATTGCAGGGGGCGATCTGGTTGCCGTAGGGGTTGGTCCAGGCGCGTGACACCGCTGCGGAAGGGTTAGGGAACGGATGGTAGCCCAGCTTTTTCGCCGCTTCGGCAAACATCACGTTGTTCAGCGTATCTTCCAGCGCCGGCAGCGGATAAGGCTGCGAACGCGGCCCTTCAAAGGGATCGCCGCCTGGCAGAAGGGTGCCGCGCAGGTTACCGGTGTTGCCGGACTGGCCACAGATCCGTTCGAATTTATCGTAATAAGGCTCGATCTCATCCCAGGTGAACGGGAAATCCATAACCCGCATCTCTTCGGCGAGGATGCCCGGCTTATAGGCCTGGTCGGCGTAGGTTTTGAGTTTTAAATCGGTTGGGGTGGGGCGGATAAGCACGCCCGTCCAGTGCAGGCCTGAACCGCCTACGCCGCCGCCCGGCACAAACGCGCCCCATTTACGGGTCGGCAGCGCCGTCTGGTCCATGTTATAGCGTACGGTGACCGCCGATTCCGCCGGCGTGGTCATTACTTTATTGCGTACCGCGTAGGCATATTCGTCCGCCGGTTTCGGATAGGCGAACTCGGCGTAATCCCGCTCCGGCCCTTTTTCCAGCGCGCGTACCGTTAATCCCGCCATTGCCAGCTCGATGCTCATCAGCGAGCCCGCCCAACCCAGGCCGACCACGACGACGTCGACTTCTTTCTTATTTAGCTGTGCCATTGTTACCCTTGTCAATCTTGCAAAAACACCGATCGTGTCGCGCTGTCAGGCGCGCTCGCCTTTGATACTCACCGGACCCAACGGATAAGGCACGTTGTGCTGCTTAACCCACTCCAGGAAGCTGGCGCGCGCGCCAGGGAAGCCGATGGCGATCCAGGCTTTCATGCCCTTGTTGCCGCCGTACATCGGATCGGAGAGGTAGCCGTGTTTGGTATCGGAAATCAGCTGGCTGAAAAAGTGCGAAGGCTTCATGTTCTCTTCGCCCAGCGCGGCGAAATCGATGCCATCTTTTTGCAGATGCGTCAGCACCTGGTCTTTTTCCTGCGGCGTCAGCTGATGGAAAGGCTTCTGATAAGTGTTAAGGCTCCATTTATTGATCAGGGGAATAGCGATCTTATAGAGCTGCTGCGGACGGTAGGGGATTTGATAGCCCATGGTGGCGGGCGCATGGGCGTTAAACGGCCCCTGCATGTAGATCTCTTCACCCATATCGCCGTGTAGCTGCTGGTCGATAAACACCGGCACGTTGGTCTCCAGCGCGCCGGGCGCGTTGCCCTTGCCGCCGGCGGGGATCAGGCGGTCGGTTGCGGCCAGAATAAACTGCCACTCTTCCGCGTTAAAAAAGATGGGCTGGTAGTTATTGAGTTCGGGAGCGGCCATTTCAGCGGCCTGCGCTGCGGTAAGTCCCTTAAAAATCATGTCGCTGAGTGGCAAAGCGACGAGCGCGCCGAGCAAGAACTTGCGGCGGGATGTTTCTTTATTAAACAACATAGCCCTGATGTCTCACAGAATGTTAACAAAAGTTAAATCTAATATTTTTGGTTGTTTAGTTTATGTTTATTTATTAACGATATATATACATTTCTACGTTAGCTAATATTAACCAGTGTAACAAAATAAGTATGAGGAGGGGCGGAGAGGCAGGGCGGGAAGGGCGAGATAGCCTACGGGCGGCTCTGATAATGTCTGGCGCTAAAAACAAAAAGGCCAAACGCCCAGGGGCATTTGGCCTTCAATCAGCGCTTTTGCAGCGTGATCGCCGCAAAATCAACGCATGGTGACGAACTCTTCCGACGCCGTCGGGTGAATGGCCACGGTATTGTCGAAATCTTTTTTGGTCGCGCCCATTTTCAGCGCTACCGCGAAGCCCTGCAGCATCTCATCCATACCGAAACCGATACCGTGGATGCCGACGATCTTCTCTTCTTTGCCCACGCAGACCAGCTTCATGCGGCACGGCTGGCGATGCTGCGTCACCGCAGTGTACATCGCGGTAAAGGATGATTTATAGACTTTCACCGCCTCGTCGCCGTACCGGGCGCGCGCTTCCGGCTCGGTCAGACCGACGGTGCCGATCGGCGGGTGGCTGAAGACCACGGTCGGGATATTGCTGTAGTCCAGATGCTCTTCCGGCTTGTTGTTGAACAGGCGCTCAGAGAGACGACGGCCGGCCGCCACCGCCACCGGTGTCAGCTCTACCGCGCCGGTATTGTCGCCCACCGCGTAGATGCCCGATACGCTGGTGTTCTGGAACTTATCGACCTGAATATAGCCTTTTTCGTTCAGCGCCACGCCGGTCGCCGCCAGATTGAGGTTATCCGTCGCCGGTTCGCGGCCAATTGCCCAGATCAGGCAGTCGACGGTCTGCTCTTTGCCGTTTTCCAGCTGCAGCGTCAGGCTGCCGTCCTGGTTTTTCACTACCGCTTTCGGCACTGAATGGGTGTGCAGCGTCGGGCCTTCGGCGTTCATCACTTCCACCAGCGTTTCACTGAGCAGCGGATCGAACTGGCGCAGCGGGCCTTCTTTGCGCACAAACAGGTGGGTTTCGGAACCCAGCGCGTTCAGCACGCCGGCGATTTCTACGGCGATATAACCCGCGCCAACGATCGCGGTGCGTTTCGGCATCGCCTCCAGCTCAAAGAAGCCGTCGGAGTCGAGGCCATGTTCCGCGCCCGGGATCGCCGGATGCACCGGACGGCCGCCGGTAGCGATCAGAATGTGATCGGCGGTGATCTTCTCGCCGTTCACTTCCACGGTGTGCGCATCGACAAAGCGGGCGAAGCCTTTGATCACATCGACATTATTTTTGCCCAGCACGGTTTCATAGGAGGTGTGGATGCGATCGATATAGGCGCTGCGGTTTTTCACCAGCGTCTGCCAGCTAAACTGGTTCACAGTGGTATCGAAGCCGTAATCAGGGCCGTAGTTGTGGATCGCTTCCGCGACCTGTGCCGCATGCCACATCACTTTTTTCGGTACGCAGCCAACGTTAACGCAGGTGCCGCCCAGCTCTTTCGCTTCAATCAGAGCGCATTTCTGGCCATACATCGCCGCGCGGTTGATGGAGGCGATACCGCCGCTGCCGCCGCCGATGGCGAGGTAATCATAATGTCGGGTCATTGTGCGAACTCCAGAAAGTAAGAAAAGAAAACTGGCGTAAGTGTACCGCCACTCGGCGATTTCCCGCAAAGTTTGCGCCTATGATTGCAACAGGAGCCGACTTTTTCACCGCGTCGGCTATGGCGTCGCCGACATCACCGCGCGCAGCAGCAGCCGGTTCAGCGGCGCATCATCATGTCTGTCGCCGTCGGCCAGCGGCGGTCGCGCTTCCGCCAGCGACTGGCGGATAAACGCCTCGATCAACGGCAGCGGCGCGCCATATTCCGCTTCACCGCTGCGCTGCTTCAGCGCCAGCAGCTGATGGATCTCCGCCAGCAGCGGCCCCTTGTCGACCGTGCCCGCCAGCAGCTCGTGAAAGCGCATCGGCGGCGCGCCCCGGCCCGCTTCGATCCAGCGTACCGCCAGCAGCGGCCGCAGCACGTAAAGATACTTTTTCAGCCGCACCCGCTCGCCCTGCAGATAGCCGCGAAAGTTTTTCTGCGCCATCGACAGATAGTGATAGCGAGCGCGCAGGTCGCTGAACCAGTCGGCGGCCTGCGTCCGCAGCTGCGCCAGCGTCTCCTCCTCCTGCTGATAAACGATTGGCGAATCGAGCCACTCCATCAGCGTCGGGTTGGCGCGCTTCAACAGCCCCAGCGTTTTGCGCAGCTCCCAGCCGCAGATATCGAGTTGTGGATCGGGCGGCAGTTCAATCACGTCGCGCCCCGGTTCGACCTGCAGATACCACGCAGGCTGATGCACATAGATGAAGCGCACGTCGTAATCGCTGTCCGGCGAGGCAAAACCCCAGCCGCGGCTGCCCGATTCGCAGGCGTATAAAATACGCACCTGATAACGCTGTTCGGTTTCGCGCAGCGCCTGACGCACGCGTGCGCGCATTGCGGCGCTGACGCCGGTATCGGTTTCCATTTTGTCCTTCTCCATGTTGTTATCCTTTTACGCACACCACCTGACGCAGGGTATGCACGATCTCCACCAGCGACGACTGCGCCGCCATCACTGCGTCGATATCTTTATAAGCCATCGGTATTTCATCAATCACGTCGCTGTCTTTGCGGCATTCAACGTGCGCTGTCGCCCGCTGCTGATCGGCGACGGTAAAGCGTTTTTTCGCGGCGGTGCGGCTCATGGCGCGCCCGGCGCCGTGGCTGCATGAGCAGAAGCTCTCTTCATTGCCCAACCCGCGCACGATGAAACTTTTCGCCCCCATTGAACCGGGAATAATGCCCAGCTGGCCGCGCTGCGCCGAAACCGCGCCTTTGCGCGTCACCAGCACCGATTCGCCGAAATGCTGCTCGCGCTGCACATAGTTGTGGTGGCAATTCACCGCCTCCGCCGTGGCGCTAAAGGGTTTGCTGATGCTCTGCTTCAGCGCCGCCAGTACGTGCTGCATCATTATCTCGCGGTTATGGCGCGCATAATCCTGCGCCCAGCCCACCGCGTTCATATAGTCGGCAAAATGGCGGCTGCCCTCTTCGAAATAGGCCAGATTGCGATCCGGCAGGTTGGCGATATGCTGCCGCATATCCTGCTGCGCCAGGTTGATAAACAGTGTGCCGATGGCATTGCCGACGCCGCGCGATCCGCTGTGTAGCATCACCCAGACGCGATCCGCCTCGTCCAGGCACAGCTCAATAAAATGGTTGCCGGTGCCCAGCGTGCCGAGATGCGCGTAGTTATTGGTTTTCAGCAGCGCCGGGTATTTATCGGTAATGCGCTTAAAGCCCGCCTGCAGGGCGGCCCAGTGCTGATCAACGCTTCCGGGCGCGCGCTGCCAGGCCCCTTTATCGTTGCCGGAGCGGTTGCTGGTGCGTCCGTGCGGCACTGCGCGTTCAATCGCGCTGCGGACGCCGTAGAGATTTTCCGGCAGATCGCTGGCGACCAGCGAGGTACGCACTGCCATCATGCCGCAGCCGATATCGACGCCCACCGCCGCCGGAATGATCGCCCCCTGTGTCGGGATAACGCTGCCGATGGTGGAGCCTTTCCCCAGATGTACGTCGGGCATCACCGCCAGATGTTTAAAGATAAACGGCATCTTTGCCGTATCCAGCAGCTGCTGGCGCGCTTCCGGTTCCACGGGTACGCCCTGGGTCCACATTTTCACCGGCGCGCTGTTGGCGGCGGCTAATAATTGATATTGCGATTTCATACTCTCTCCTCTGTGCGGCGCCATGCCGCTGCTGCCCGCGCGGCGCAAGGGCCGGCCCCGGTTTTCCCGCCGCGATATTAAGGATGCGCATGACAGGGTATTGCCAAAAGCGTGCCAGAAAGCTAATTACATTCAGATAAATAGCTAATTATCTAATTTATAAACAAAAAATATGTAGGCTTTAATACGGCGCTGTCGCGGCCGGCGATCTTTTTTTATAGTGGCAGATAACTGTTTATAAAAATGGATAAACCAATGCGCAGAGTGGTGATCGGTTCGCTGGGAACGGTGCTGGACCGCCGGGGCAAACGGCACAACCGCAATAAAAAATGGCGGCCGACGGTGGCGGTCTGCCTGCAGCCCGATCTACCGGTCGACCGGCTGGAGCTGATCTGCCCGCCTGACAACCGCGCGCTGGCCGAGCAGATCGTCGAGGATCTGGCGGCGCTGTCGCCCCATACCGAGGTGCGGCTGCATGAGATGCCACTGGCGGATCCGTGGGATTTCGAGGAGGTCTACGCCGCCTTTCTCGATTTTGCGGTGAACTACGCTTTCGATACCGATAATGAAGACTATCTGGTGCATATCACCACCGGCACGCACGTGGCGCAGATCTGCTGGTTTTTGCTGACGGAGGCGCGCTACCTGCCTGCCCGC
This DNA window, taken from Mixta gaviniae, encodes the following:
- a CDS encoding GMC family oxidoreductase, encoding MAQLNKKEVDVVVVGLGWAGSLMSIELAMAGLTVRALEKGPERDYAEFAYPKPADEYAYAVRNKVMTTPAESAVTVRYNMDQTALPTRKWGAFVPGGGVGGSGLHWTGVLIRPTPTDLKLKTYADQAYKPGILAEEMRVMDFPFTWDEIEPYYDKFERICGQSGNTGNLRGTLLPGGDPFEGPRSQPYPLPALEDTLNNVMFAEAAKKLGYHPFPNPSAAVSRAWTNPYGNQIAPCNYCGYCSKYPCLNYSKASPQTAVMDALKRMDNFSYEVNANVLKVVLHDDKKTAKGVIYIDEQGNECFQPAKIVVLSSFQLYNVHLMLLSGIGKPYNPITEEGVVGRNYAFLSNGGATLFFKDKNFNPFATSGPTGQMFNDISPGNFDGPGLGFIGGAKIHSSQATGTPIGTSLPKGTPSWGMGWKEGLEEWYGHSMKISITTTCMSYRDVYLDLDPTYTNEHGQPLLRMTFNWKQNELKLQQYLKGIVGNIAKELNPDSMSMSFLPMDAQFDLTKYVSTHNVGGAVMGDNPNTSALNRYLQSWDVHNVFVPGGNAFPQNFQANPTDTIGAITLMAAQAIKEQYLKNPGPLVQV
- a CDS encoding gluconate 2-dehydrogenase subunit 3 family protein — translated: MLFNKETSRRKFLLGALVALPLSDMIFKGLTAAQAAEMAAPELNNYQPIFFNAEEWQFILAATDRLIPAGGKGNAPGALETNVPVFIDQQLHGDMGEEIYMQGPFNAHAPATMGYQIPYRPQQLYKIAIPLINKWSLNTYQKPFHQLTPQEKDQVLTHLQKDGIDFAALGEENMKPSHFFSQLISDTKHGYLSDPMYGGNKGMKAWIAIGFPGARASFLEWVKQHNVPYPLGPVSIKGERA
- the gorA gene encoding glutathione-disulfide reductase, translated to MTRHYDYLAIGGGSGGIASINRAAMYGQKCALIEAKELGGTCVNVGCVPKKVMWHAAQVAEAIHNYGPDYGFDTTVNQFSWQTLVKNRSAYIDRIHTSYETVLGKNNVDVIKGFARFVDAHTVEVNGEKITADHILIATGGRPVHPAIPGAEHGLDSDGFFELEAMPKRTAIVGAGYIAVEIAGVLNALGSETHLFVRKEGPLRQFDPLLSETLVEVMNAEGPTLHTHSVPKAVVKNQDGSLTLQLENGKEQTVDCLIWAIGREPATDNLNLAATGVALNEKGYIQVDKFQNTSVSGIYAVGDNTGAVELTPVAVAAGRRLSERLFNNKPEEHLDYSNIPTVVFSHPPIGTVGLTEPEARARYGDEAVKVYKSSFTAMYTAVTQHRQPCRMKLVCVGKEEKIVGIHGIGFGMDEMLQGFAVALKMGATKKDFDNTVAIHPTASEEFVTMR
- a CDS encoding nucleotidyltransferase domain-containing protein → MEKDKMETDTGVSAAMRARVRQALRETEQRYQVRILYACESGSRGWGFASPDSDYDVRFIYVHQPAWYLQVEPGRDVIELPPDPQLDICGWELRKTLGLLKRANPTLMEWLDSPIVYQQEEETLAQLRTQAADWFSDLRARYHYLSMAQKNFRGYLQGERVRLKKYLYVLRPLLAVRWIEAGRGAPPMRFHELLAGTVDKGPLLAEIHQLLALKQRSGEAEYGAPLPLIEAFIRQSLAEARPPLADGDRHDDAPLNRLLLRAVMSATP
- a CDS encoding RtcB family protein, coding for MKSQYQLLAAANSAPVKMWTQGVPVEPEARQQLLDTAKMPFIFKHLAVMPDVHLGKGSTIGSVIPTQGAIIPAAVGVDIGCGMMAVRTSLVASDLPENLYGVRSAIERAVPHGRTSNRSGNDKGAWQRAPGSVDQHWAALQAGFKRITDKYPALLKTNNYAHLGTLGTGNHFIELCLDEADRVWVMLHSGSRGVGNAIGTLFINLAQQDMRQHIANLPDRNLAYFEEGSRHFADYMNAVGWAQDYARHNREIMMQHVLAALKQSISKPFSATAEAVNCHHNYVQREQHFGESVLVTRKGAVSAQRGQLGIIPGSMGAKSFIVRGLGNEESFCSCSHGAGRAMSRTAAKKRFTVADQQRATAHVECRKDSDVIDEIPMAYKDIDAVMAAQSSLVEIVHTLRQVVCVKG